The genomic DNA GTATCCAActcattacaaaaataatagaTACATGGATTAAAACAAacgcacaaacaaaaacaaagaaacacttaAGTCACActtgattcattaaaaatagtaGATCTTTCCATGCAGGAAGATTCAGGAAACGTTCACTGGAGGCTTGGCAGTGAAATTAAGTTGATTCACACCATCACCACCATacgttcaagcagccacttgtCATAAAAAGCCTAAGGTTCTGCATTCATAACTTATGCTTATGTATCTACGCACAATTTTTGGGCTCTAAGTACAAAATATATTCACTGAAGCGCACATTGAAACTAAATCTTTTAAACATGTATTAATTGAATTTggttttgacttttcttttatgaaCGGCGATtgcattgattttcttttttaaatgatttttgtagtgttttaagtgtttaaaataaattaaaattaaaaagaaaaaaaaaactttgaccaatccaAGACTGGGATTTGACAGTGAaatatggatggcgtccctttaaCTACACAGAAGGgacaactgtttgaaaattgaaaatggtgCAGAAATGAATACTTTTAGTTTGTGCCTGGCTTGAATTGTGAGACtccaaatatttcataaaccgTAGAACTGTGGGGGAAAAAACCTGGAGATAGATTCAAGAGATGTCAAAATCTTCAAATCTCTTTCCAACATGTGCTAGTAAGCAGtagaaagaggaaaagaagaagaagccccctTCCTGTAAGCATGTAAGcaccatgggctaaacacaTACCGGTATTCAGAATTGTGCGTTTTGCAAGTTCCTGAACATGCATCACATGCTCAATGTAGCTTAAAGCTACGTTCAGATTACCTTTAGCAACACACGTAAAAGTGAGTATTTACATCAGTTTGCAGGCTACAAAACATGTAGCCATTGAACATTCTTTAAAAGTTATCTCtatttgaactttgaccaaactgaggctcagatttggtagtgatgtttAGATGGCTTCTCAGCTTCACCAGTGTGAACTGTGGACACtgaatatttttcacaaacacccAGTGTGACCATATTTCAACACTCGCTGTACTTACTATCACTTGCAAGATCCTCGCAGGAGCCACACAGTGCGTCGTGGTACACAGGACCAGTGAAGAGCGGGAGCTGCCCATCTGCACACTCCTGATGCTTTACGCACACATCCAGCGCGGATGTGGACCTGGAGGAGAAGCCATGTGCGCATTTTTCACACACAGTATCCTGTTTGGAGGTACCTGTAAAAGAAGGACACAAGCTTTCATTGAAAAAGGTTATTTTCAGGAAATGTATCTCTGAAATTAAACAGTTGAGATTAATATGTCAAtgagaattttaaaatgtaaatttaataaCTATCTTCTGTGTGTTTTAGGATGAATTATCTACATACATTTGCAATTGTGAACCACCAGTTGTATTCTCagccttttatttgttttgataaaTTTGCATATTTGAGATGTATCTCTTAGGTGCAATGATACCTTTGGTCTGAACTCCATGTCCAGGGCCACATTGTGAATGGCTGATACAGAAGTCATCCTTCATGTAGTAACCTTGTTTGCACCGGCAGACCCTGTTGTTGGTGGCAGAACACTGTATCTCCACCTCTTGGTTCCGCGTGCAGATGTTGTTGCAGTACAAACATCTGGGCAGGTAGTTCCACAGCGCGGTGTAGTGGTTTGCCCTACACGGCAAACACTTGGTGTCTGTGGTGGCTGTGCAGTGAGCTGCCATGTATGTTCCTGGTTCACACTTCTTGCATGTGAGGATTTCACCAGTGGATGGATCGCAGTAGGTGGATACAGCATCCTCCTTACAGAGGAGCGCAGGCAGCAGGAGCAGAACTGCCAAAAAAAGCTGTAGAGAAGACCAaagtttaaaacacatttctgcagcTAATTTATGCAGCAATATgtagggtgaaaaaaaaaaactctttaaaacaaagacaatgtGACTACTTAGGGGAATCTTCCTATAATCCCACAACAAATGTAAGATTTAACAACAGAGGTAGTCTCTATAGTTTTGACTTATATATATAAGtcatatatataagtatatatatatatatatatatatatactcttgcaactttttaaatgtgtaaatgtgttttcaaagatCGCTGGTGCAATTTTACTCATTTCTACTCATTTTTGTATTGTGaggtatttttgtaattttctttaaataattttcaatgcaacaaaaatgtcattaaaattgttgcaatttaattaaaaacaacgTTTAAGCAAAGTTTTTACTAGCTgtaccaaaaatgttttgatttgtcATAAATTGTTGAGCAGAATACTCACCACAGTCAT from Oryzias melastigma strain HK-1 linkage group LG16, ASM292280v2, whole genome shotgun sequence includes the following:
- the LOC112143581 gene encoding tumor necrosis factor receptor superfamily member 6B; amino-acid sequence: MCFKLWSSLQLFLAVLLLLPALLCKEDAVSTYCDPSTGEILTCKKCEPGTYMAAHCTATTDTKCLPCRANHYTALWNYLPRCLYCNNICTRNQEVEIQCSATNNRVCRCKQGYYMKDDFCISHSQCGPGHGVQTKGTSKQDTVCEKCAHGFSSRSTSALDVCVKHQECADGQLPLFTGPVYHDALCGSCEDLASDSETSGL